A genome region from Natranaeroarchaeum sulfidigenes includes the following:
- a CDS encoding ribosome biogenesis/translation initiation ATPase RLI, whose translation MADDSIAVVDLERCQPDRCNYECKNYCPPNRTGKECITLRGEETREGQPDQVHISEEICLGETCGICVEKCPFDAIEIINLPQELDDDPAHRYGENAFSLYGLPVPEEGKVTGILGPNGIGKTTAVRILAGEMVPNQGNHESPPDWDDVLERYRGTELQDYIAAVRDGNVEVSRKPQYVDEIPGQFDGNTRELLEHTDERGELDYLIDRMEIGPVMDQDIDSISGGELQRVAIAACLAREADFYFLDEITPYLDIGQRMTVARLIRELADEENKSMLVVEHDLAILDLLADSLHVAYGSPGAYGVVTTPKSVRNGINEYLAGYLDNENMRIRPSPIEFEEHAPRPVNRAQTLAEYPDLTKSYGEDEFSLDVEGGTIRKNEVLGIVGPNGIGKSTFAKMLTGSIEPDEGDIDVALDISYKPQYIDIDQPMRVDAFLSSITDQFGSSYWDTEIAQPLQLERIMEQNLTDLSGGERQRVAIAACLSDSADLYLLDEPSAHLDVEQRVQAASAIRRYAEQQSATVMVIDHDIYMMDLLADRLMVFDGEPAEHGRAGQPQAMRSGMNEFLSNLDITFRRDERVGRPRINKPESQLDREQKREGEYYYSL comes from the coding sequence ATGGCCGACGACAGCATTGCAGTCGTCGACCTCGAACGGTGTCAGCCGGACCGGTGTAACTACGAGTGCAAGAACTACTGCCCACCGAACCGTACTGGCAAGGAGTGTATCACGCTCCGTGGCGAGGAGACTCGCGAGGGCCAGCCCGATCAGGTCCACATCTCGGAGGAAATCTGTCTGGGCGAAACCTGCGGGATCTGCGTCGAAAAGTGCCCATTTGACGCCATCGAGATCATCAATCTCCCCCAGGAACTCGACGACGATCCGGCTCATCGCTACGGGGAGAACGCGTTCTCACTGTACGGGCTGCCGGTCCCCGAAGAGGGCAAAGTAACTGGTATCCTCGGCCCGAACGGCATCGGGAAAACGACGGCTGTCCGCATCCTTGCGGGCGAGATGGTGCCCAATCAGGGTAACCACGAGTCGCCACCGGACTGGGACGACGTTCTGGAACGGTATCGCGGGACGGAGCTACAGGACTACATCGCCGCAGTCCGCGACGGCAACGTCGAGGTCTCCCGGAAGCCCCAGTACGTCGACGAGATACCCGGCCAGTTCGACGGGAACACGCGCGAACTGCTCGAACATACGGACGAGCGGGGCGAGCTCGACTACCTGATCGATCGCATGGAGATCGGTCCCGTGATGGATCAGGACATCGACAGCATCTCCGGCGGAGAGCTTCAACGGGTCGCCATTGCGGCCTGTCTCGCTCGTGAAGCGGACTTCTATTTCCTCGACGAGATCACGCCGTATCTCGACATCGGCCAGCGGATGACCGTTGCCCGGCTGATCCGCGAACTCGCCGACGAGGAAAACAAGTCGATGCTGGTCGTCGAGCACGACCTGGCGATCCTCGACTTGCTCGCCGATTCCCTGCACGTCGCCTACGGTAGCCCGGGCGCGTACGGTGTCGTCACAACGCCGAAGTCGGTCCGCAACGGCATCAACGAGTATCTCGCAGGCTACCTCGACAACGAAAACATGCGGATTCGGCCGAGCCCAATCGAATTCGAGGAACACGCCCCGCGGCCCGTCAACCGTGCCCAGACGCTCGCGGAGTATCCCGACCTTACCAAAAGCTACGGCGAGGACGAGTTCAGCCTCGACGTCGAGGGCGGGACGATCCGGAAAAACGAGGTGCTGGGAATCGTCGGCCCGAACGGCATCGGGAAATCGACGTTCGCGAAGATGCTCACCGGGTCTATAGAGCCCGACGAAGGGGATATTGACGTCGCGCTCGACATCTCGTACAAGCCCCAGTACATCGATATCGACCAGCCGATGCGCGTCGATGCCTTTCTCTCGTCGATCACCGACCAATTCGGCTCGTCGTACTGGGACACCGAGATCGCCCAGCCCCTTCAGCTGGAGCGGATCATGGAGCAGAACCTGACCGACCTCTCCGGCGGCGAGCGCCAGCGGGTCGCCATCGCGGCCTGTCTATCGGACTCGGCTGATCTGTACCTGCTCGACGAGCCGTCGGCTCACCTCGACGTCGAACAGCGTGTTCAGGCCGCAAGCGCGATCCGGCGGTACGCCGAACAGCAGAGTGCAACCGTGATGGTCATCGACCACGACATCTACATGATGGATCTACTGGCGGACCGGCTGATGGTGTTCGATGGCGAGCCCGCCGAACACGGTCGTGCAGGCCAGCCCCAGGCGATGCGGTCGGGCATGAACGAGTTCCTCTCGAACCTCGATATCACGTTCCGCCGCGACGAGCGCGTCGGGCGACCCCGGATCAACAAGCCCGAGAGCCAGCTGGACCGCGAGCAGAAACGCGAAGGCGAATACTACTACTCTCTCTGA